The Betaproteobacteria bacterium genome includes the window AGGCCCATGGTGAGCTTGAAATTGCTGGCGATCAGCGCCTGCGTGGCGAGCGCCAGGGCCTTCGCGTCGGCCACCCGGCCGATGTCGTCTTCGAGCAGCGCGATGTCGGAGGCGAGCCGCGCGATGTCCGCGCCGTGGTGCATGGAGATGCCGACATGGGCACCGGTAAGCGCCGGCGCATCGTTGACGCCATCGCCGACGAAGGCGATGCGTGCGCCCTGGTTCGCGAGGTCGGCGAGAATCTCGGCCTTCTCGTGCGGCAGCAGGCCCGCGTGGAACGCGTCCAGGCCGAGTTCCTGCGCCATTGCGGCGGCGCGTTCCGGGTGGTCTCCGGTCAGCATCAGAACGCGCCTGGCGCCCAGTTCGCGCAGCCGCGCGATGGTCGCCTTGCTGTTGGGGCGCAGCGTATCCCTGAGCGCCAGCACGCCCAGCAGCTCGCCGCCGTAGCCAATGTAGAGCAGGGTCTTGCCCTCGTGGTGGAGGCGTTCGATCGTTCCCGTATGCGCGGCCGTGGGGATGCGCTCGTCGTCCTCGACGAAATGGCGAGATCCGACCACGATGCGGCGGCCATCGACCACACTCGCCACCCCGTGAGCGACGATGAACTCGACTTCCTTGTGGTCGAAGTGGTGCGGATGGTCGAGGCGGTGGGCGGC containing:
- a CDS encoding HAD-IC family P-type ATPase, which codes for AAHRLDHPHHFDHKEVEFIVAHGVASVVDGRRIVVGSRHFVEDDERIPTAAHTGTIERLHHEGKTLLYIGYGGELLGVLALRDTLRPNSKATIARLRELGARRVLMLTGDHPERAAAMAQELGLDAFHAGLLPHEKAEILADLANQGARIAFVGDGVNDAPALTGAHVGISMHHGADIARLASDIALLEDDIGRVADAKALALATQALIASNFKLTMGLNTTILSAAALGVVPPVTASMLHNGSTIAILLRALAGAGLHS